A region of Solea solea chromosome 7, fSolSol10.1, whole genome shotgun sequence DNA encodes the following proteins:
- the LOC131463043 gene encoding histone-lysine N-methyltransferase set-1-like isoform X3, which translates to MLRGRRTRGFKPLQDAEQHIRRKEDKDVLTWRFINETKGRGVFAKGQIEKGSFIVEYRGTLTRKNHSNEYIYTFKHQGSYYCIDACIEDGSLGRLVNDDPNPNAKMKKIDVDGVPHLCLFAIMAIKAGEEITYDYGGHNLPWRGHEHEKPVTLVVRAPDPAQIIAACDLPVETLTATVNALEELPSPTDHPEEGTIVDGNLPAKRPRERKTHKFVQEEISSLEKCSVCYGPFVPLKWTGLRCRE; encoded by the exons ATGCTAAGAGGAAGGAGAACAAGGGGATTTAAACCACTTCAGGACGCTGAACAGCACATCAGACGAAAGGAGGACAAGGACGTTCTAACATGGAGATTTATTAATGAGACTAAAG gtCGGGGTGTGTTTGCCAAAGGGCAAATCGAAAAGGGTTCGTTTATTGTGGAATACAGAGGGACCCTGACGAGGAAAAACCAttcaaatgaatacatttacacCTTCAAACATCAAGGAAGTTATTATTG CATTGATGCTTGCATTGAGGATGGCTCCCTTGGCAGACTAGTCAACGATGACCCAAATCCAAatgccaaaatgaaaaaaattgatgTGGATGGCGTTCCACACCTCTGTTTGTTTGCAATAATGGCCATCAAAGCAGGCGAAGAAATCACTTACGACTATGGAGGGCATAATTTGCCATGGCGTGGACATGAACATGAAAAGCCAGTG ACCCTCGTGGTTCGAGCTCCTGACCCCGCCCAGATCATCGCTGCATGTGATCTTCCTGTAGAG acactcaCAGCTACAGTCAATGCTCTTGAAGAGCTTCCTTCTCCCACTGACCACCCAGAAGAG GGGACTATTGTTGATGGTAATTTGCCTGCCAAGAGGCCAAGAG AACGCAAGACACACAAGTTTGTGCAAGAAGAGATCTCCTCATTGGAAAAGTGCTCAGTTTGCTATGGGCCTTTTGTGCCCCTTAAGTGGACGGGTCTAAGATGTAGAG